Proteins co-encoded in one Medicago truncatula cultivar Jemalong A17 chromosome 8, MtrunA17r5.0-ANR, whole genome shotgun sequence genomic window:
- the LOC120577442 gene encoding probable xyloglucan endotransglucosylase/hydrolase protein 28 yields the protein MGYSHMASLFFFSMLFLSASASSRNLPITAFDEGYTPLFGDNNVFVHRDGKSVHLSLDERTGSGFVSHDIYLHGYFSASIKLPADYTAGVVVAFYMSNGDMYEKNHDEIDFEFLGNIRGKDWRIQTNVYGNGSTSIGREERYGLWFDPAEDFHQYSILWTDSRIIFYVDNIPIREVTRTKSMGGDFPAKPMTLYATIWDASDWATNGGKYRVNYKYAPYVAKFSDLVLHGCAVDPIEHVAKCDTAQSSKSIPSGITPVQKIKMENFRKKYMTYSYCYDKIRYRAAPPSECVINPQEAERLRKFDPVTFGNGRHRHGKRHHHSRGNHAEAASF from the exons atgggtTATTCTCACATggcttctctcttcttcttttccatgctttttCTTTCCGCTTCTGCTTCATCTAGAAATTTACCTATTACGGCCTTTGATGAAGGCTACACACCTTTGTTTGGGGATAATAACGTCTTTGTTCATAGAGATGGCAAATCGGTGCATCTTTCTTTAGATGAAAGAACAG GTTCTGGATTTGTGTCTCATGATATTTATCTTCATGGGTATTTCAGTGCTTCAATTAAGTTACCTGCTGATTACACTGCCggtgttgttgttgctttttaT ATGTCAAATGGTGACATGTATGAGAAGAACCATGATGAAATAGATTTTGAGTTTTTGGGAAACATTAGAGGCAAAGATTGGAGGATTCAGACCAATGTTTATGGCAATGGAAGCACCAGCATTGGCAGAGAGGAAAGATATGGTCTCTGGTTTGATCCTGCTGAGGATTTCCATCAATACAGTATTCTCTGGACAGATTCTCGTATCAT ATTTTATGTAGATAACATTCCAATTAGAGAAGTTACACGAACAAAATCGATGGGAGGAGATTTCCCTGCCAAGCCTATGACTCTGTATGCGACAATATGGGATGCATCAGATTGGGCTACCAATGGGGGAAAGTACAGAGTCAACTACAAGTATGCACCATATGTTGCCAAATTCTCTGACCTTGTCCTACATGGTTGTGCAGTTGATCCAATCGAGCATGTAGCCAAGTGTGACACTGCTCAAAGTTCCAAATCCATTCCTTCTGGCATTACACCAGtgcaaaaaatcaaaatggagAACTTCAGGAAGAAGTACATGACATACTCTTACTGTTACGACAAAATCAGGTACAGAGCCGCCCCTCCATCAGAGTGTGTGATCAATCCACAAGAAGCTGAAAGGCTAAGGAAATTCGACCCTGTCACATTCGGCAACGGCAGACATCGTCATGGAAAACGACACCACCACAGCAGAGGAAACCACGCTGAAGCTGCTTCATTTTAA
- the LOC120577637 gene encoding uncharacterized protein isoform X1 gives MSEVDFQTQKHPRLFIPNFLSSHECKELEFIHKCSSTVGYRPNVFSTTLSHLIATNSSHFIIPFIPIRERLKDKLEEFFKCEFELFIEFTGLISWSRGASIGWHSDDNRPYLKQRHFSVVCYLNTYGKDFNGGLFHFQDGEPATIMPAAGDVVMYTADDRNIHSVDEITDGERLTLALWFSRDGSHDEDTKLVSLLSQHLLHKSMASSCLPFPASSNMYWCSQNQASTDHFGFNICWARLHVLGYDIYISQDSSSGFDVSELMVKPVRLVRGSELLDHEFVNILHALQVVQFYCWKGSALQTNMSNIDSKVVKLLDVQREKISGINSLLLNDVNFASRIFCRRPSYLEENGCIYFNWTGIVAAIAAWEDYVLKLSKQIHLQLPYWRMQESLYNVQIDA, from the exons ATGTCAGAAGTTGATTTTCAAACCCAAAAACATCCACGTCTCTTCATCCCCAACTTCCTCTCTTCTCACGAATGCAAG gaaTTGGAATTCATACACAAATGTAGCAGCACCGTGGGTTACAGACCCAATGTCTTTTCCACCACGCTTTCTCATCTCATTGCAACAAACTCTTCTCATTTCATCATTCCTTTCATTCCCATCCGAG AAAGGTtgaaagataaattagaagaGTTTTTCAAATGTGAATTTGAGCTTTTTATTGAATTCACTGGTTTAATCAG CTGGAGTAGAGGAGCAAGCATTGGATGGCATAGTGATGACAATAGGCCTTACCTCAAACAACGGCACTTTTCA GTAGTTTGTTATTTAAATACATATGGAAAGGATTTCAATGGGGGACTCTTTCACTTCCAAGATGGTGAACCGGCAACAATTATGCCCGCTGCTGGA GATGTTGTGATGTACACGGCTGACGACAGGAACATTCATTCTGTTGATGAG ATAACTGATGGGGAAAGACTTACACTTGCTTTATGGTTCAGTCGCGATGGTTCTCATGATGAAGATACGAAACTTGTTTCTCTTCTTTCACAACACCTATTACATAAGAGCATGGCTAGTTCGTGCCTACCTTTTCCTGCATCCAGTAATATGTACTGGTGTTCTCAGAACCAAGCTTCCACTGACCACTTTGGGTTTAATATTTGTTGGGCCAGACTGCATGTTCTCGGAtatgacatatatatttctcaAGACAGTAGCTCCGGCTTTGATGTCTCTGAATTAATGGTAAAGCCAGTGCGCTTGGTGAGAGGAAGTGAGTTGCTAGACCATGAATTTGTCAATATTTTGCATGCGCTtcag GTCGTCCAATTTTATTGTTGGAAAGGTTCTGCCTTGCAGACCAACATGTCGAATATAGATTCCAAGGTAGTAAAACTGTTGGATGTGCAAAGAGAGAAGATCAGCGGTATAAATTCTTTACTTCttaatgatgttaattttgCATCCAGAATTTTCTGTAGAAGGCCTTCCTATTTGGAAGAAAATGGATGCATTTACTTTAATTGGACTGGAATCGTGGCGGCTATTGCTGCTTGGGAAGATTATGTGTTGAAGTTAAGCAAGCAAATTCATTTACAGTTGCCTTACTGGAGAATGCAAGAATCTTTATACAATGTACAAATAGATGCGTAG
- the LOC120577637 gene encoding uncharacterized protein isoform X2, whose protein sequence is MSEVDFQTQKHPRLFIPNFLSSHECKELEFIHKCSSTVGYRPNVFSTTLSHLIATNSSHFIIPFIPIRERLKDKLEEFFKCEFELFIEFTGLISWSRGASIGWHSDDNRPYLKQRHFSDVVMYTADDRNIHSVDEITDGERLTLALWFSRDGSHDEDTKLVSLLSQHLLHKSMASSCLPFPASSNMYWCSQNQASTDHFGFNICWARLHVLGYDIYISQDSSSGFDVSELMVKPVRLVRGSELLDHEFVNILHALQVVQFYCWKGSALQTNMSNIDSKVVKLLDVQREKISGINSLLLNDVNFASRIFCRRPSYLEENGCIYFNWTGIVAAIAAWEDYVLKLSKQIHLQLPYWRMQESLYNVQIDA, encoded by the exons ATGTCAGAAGTTGATTTTCAAACCCAAAAACATCCACGTCTCTTCATCCCCAACTTCCTCTCTTCTCACGAATGCAAG gaaTTGGAATTCATACACAAATGTAGCAGCACCGTGGGTTACAGACCCAATGTCTTTTCCACCACGCTTTCTCATCTCATTGCAACAAACTCTTCTCATTTCATCATTCCTTTCATTCCCATCCGAG AAAGGTtgaaagataaattagaagaGTTTTTCAAATGTGAATTTGAGCTTTTTATTGAATTCACTGGTTTAATCAG CTGGAGTAGAGGAGCAAGCATTGGATGGCATAGTGATGACAATAGGCCTTACCTCAAACAACGGCACTTTTCA GATGTTGTGATGTACACGGCTGACGACAGGAACATTCATTCTGTTGATGAG ATAACTGATGGGGAAAGACTTACACTTGCTTTATGGTTCAGTCGCGATGGTTCTCATGATGAAGATACGAAACTTGTTTCTCTTCTTTCACAACACCTATTACATAAGAGCATGGCTAGTTCGTGCCTACCTTTTCCTGCATCCAGTAATATGTACTGGTGTTCTCAGAACCAAGCTTCCACTGACCACTTTGGGTTTAATATTTGTTGGGCCAGACTGCATGTTCTCGGAtatgacatatatatttctcaAGACAGTAGCTCCGGCTTTGATGTCTCTGAATTAATGGTAAAGCCAGTGCGCTTGGTGAGAGGAAGTGAGTTGCTAGACCATGAATTTGTCAATATTTTGCATGCGCTtcag GTCGTCCAATTTTATTGTTGGAAAGGTTCTGCCTTGCAGACCAACATGTCGAATATAGATTCCAAGGTAGTAAAACTGTTGGATGTGCAAAGAGAGAAGATCAGCGGTATAAATTCTTTACTTCttaatgatgttaattttgCATCCAGAATTTTCTGTAGAAGGCCTTCCTATTTGGAAGAAAATGGATGCATTTACTTTAATTGGACTGGAATCGTGGCGGCTATTGCTGCTTGGGAAGATTATGTGTTGAAGTTAAGCAAGCAAATTCATTTACAGTTGCCTTACTGGAGAATGCAAGAATCTTTATACAATGTACAAATAGATGCGTAG